One window of the Camarhynchus parvulus chromosome 24, STF_HiC, whole genome shotgun sequence genome contains the following:
- the MCAM gene encoding cell surface glycoprotein MUC18, translating into MGAAILAPAAVRRAANQRRGLRPDSPFIARARPDRQELAALRAPRALLGPVRAGRGPGRAGLGRPERCPRPCGAGHRAAGLGGDGARPAAAGGDQRLQAVGRHRAFLLLSSIHLLLLRLTSARGPAQSRAAGGGHGWGRRPARLALGWGCCLLLCCAAASKLEISMPPVVEVAVGGTARIECNFYIPENASYTYIDWFYVDHSNKQVRLYHITADGVLEDDTDYKKRLSLGEDKALSISEVTLQDPKTFMCQVGAGSYGVGETSTNLSVYKVPMTPEIEPNSGGISVHSSEIPEIAKCVSKNGFPAPNITWHKNGEQLHARENQVTILATVTRETSGLYTVSSVLYAPVTREDRHSRYHCTVHYWLRGQRHTLDSPPVQVNIFYPSENLKLKVMPSSTLVKEGDNVTLVCEADGNPQPVFTFFKKNLDGWQDVTSLAEPESGVLRLHDVNKTNNGTYRCQSLDLDDMSQIEEDVDLVVNYIEGVHVKMEPSSTLREGDSVTLSCDAYSPVGLKYQWRDDKGKKVGEGNQLLVKNLTFEKSNTFSCKVMAPSVPGLEQSKKVSVAVEGKPRIVAISSPLYVRQGEVINLTCKAIAFPPPTVQWSINGTAHEYVDNQHIASNLTVRVSHDLVQAGAMCRVFNKLGTSEERIQLVADQKSTAESQGVIIVAIIVAILVVAVLGAVIYFLHKKGKIPCGRAGKQDITKPEARKDKIVVEVKSDKLSEEAGLLQGANGEKRAAADQSEKYIDLRN; encoded by the exons CCCGTGCACGCCCggacaggcaggagctggcagctctgcgAGCCCCTCGGGCGCTGCTGGGGCCGGTccgagcggggcgggggccgggccgggccgggctggggcggCCCGAGCGCTGCCCGCGGCCGTGCGGGGCCGGACACCGCGCTGCGGGGCTGGGCGGCGACGGCGCCCGCccggctgctgctgggggtgatCAGCGGCTGCAGGCGGTGGGCAGGCACCgcgccttcctcctcctctcctccatccacctcctcctcctccgcctgACGTCAGCCCGCGGCCCCGCTCAGTCTCGGGCGGCCGGCGGCGGGCATGGCTGGGGGCGGCGGCCGGCGAGGCTcgccctgggctggggctgctgcctcctgctctgctgcg ctgcagccagcaagCTGGAGATCTCCATGCCGCCCGTGGTGGAAGTGGCAGtggggggcacagccaggatcGAGTGCAACTTCTACATCCCTGAGAATGCTTCCTACACCTACATCGACTGGTTCTAC GTGGACCACAGCAACAAGCAGGTGAGGCTGTACCACATCACGGCCGACGGGGTCCTGGAGGACGACACGGACTACAAGAAGCGTCTGTCACTGGGGGAGGACAAGGCCCTGTCCATCAGTGAAGTGACACTGCAGGACCCCAAGACCTTCATGTGCCAGGTTGGAGCTGGCAGCTATGGCGTGGGCGAGACCAGCACCAATCTCAGTGTCTACA AGGTCCCCATGACCCCCGAGATTGAGCCCAACTCAGGAGGCATCTCTGTGCACAGCAGTGAAATCCCAGAG ATTGCCAAGTGCGTGAGCAAAAACGGCTTCCCAGCTCCCAACATCACGTGGCACAAGAACGGGGAGCAGCTGCACGCCCGGGAGAACC AGGTGACGATACTGGCGACGGTGACGCGCGAGACCAGCGGGCTGTACACGGTGAGCAGCGTGCTGTACGCGCCCGTCACGCGCGAGGACCGCCACTCCCGCTACCACTGTACCGTGCACTACTGGCTGCGCGGCCAGAGGCACACGCTGGACTCACCGCCGGTGCAGGTCAACATCTTCT acccctccgAGAACCTGAAGCTGAAGGTGATGCCGTCCTCGACGCTGGTGAAGGAAGGGGACAATGTGACACTGGTCTGCGAGGCTGATGGCAACCCACAACCTGTCTTCACCTTCTTTAAGAAAAAC CTGGATGGGTGGCAGGATGTGACATCGCTGGCAGAGCCCGAGAGCGGCGTCCTGAGGCTGCACGACGTGAACAAGACCAACAATGGCACGTACAGGTGCCAGTCCCTGGACCTCGATGATATGTCACAGATAGAGGAGGATGTGGATCTTGTTGTGAACT ACATTGAAGGGGTCCATGTGAAGATGGAGCCGTCCTCGACCCTTCGTGAAGGGGACAGTGTGACACTGAGCTGTGATGCCTACAGCCCTGTGGGCCTGAAATACCAGTGGAGGGACGACAAG GGCAAGAAGGTGGGGGAAGGCAACCAGCTCTTGGTGAAGAACCTCACCTTTGAGAAGTCCAACACCTTCAGCTGCAAGGTGATGGCCCCGAGCgtgcctgggctggagcagagcaagaAGGTGTCCGTGGCTGTCGAGG ggaaGCCGCGGATCGTGGCCATCAGCTCCCCGCTGTACGTGCGCCAGGGCGAGGTGATCAACCTGACCTGCAAGGCCATCGCCTTCCCCCCGCCCACCGTCCAGTGGAGCATCAACGGCACG gctcacGAGTACGTGGACAACCAGCACATCGCCAGCAACCTGACGGTGCGGGTGAGCCACGACCTGGTACAGGCAGGAGCCATGTGCCGGGTGTTCAACAAGCTGGGGACCAGTGAGGAGCGCATCCAGCTGGTGGCGG ATCAAAAGTCAACAGCAGAGAGCCAAGGGGTGATCATCGTGGCCATCATCGTGGCCATCCTcgtggtggctgtgctgggcgCTGTCATCTACTTCCTGCACAAGAAAGGCAAGATCCCGTGTGGCCGTGCCGGGAAGCAGGACAT CACAAAGCCAGAGGCCCGTAAAGACAAGATTGTAGTTGAAGTTAAGTCAGATAAACTTTCCGAAGAGGCGGGGCTCCTGCAGGGCGCCAACGGCGAGAAGAGAGCCGCAGCTGACCAG AGCGAGAAATACATCGATCTGAGAAACTAG